From a region of the Bombus terrestris chromosome 8, iyBomTerr1.2, whole genome shotgun sequence genome:
- the LOC100651447 gene encoding tachykinins, with protein MIIPSTFLLMVSVTFAIAEESMSENVLSDKRAVMGFQGMRGKKNFDSLDSEDFGILKRAIMGFQGMRGKKNSIIADVENQLFPEETNKRAPMGFQGMRGKKASLDDEYYKRAPMGFQGMRGKKSLEEILDEIKKTTTRFQDPRSKDMYVIDYPEDYEKRILSMEGYPNIFDKEGEFLWEKRAPMGFHGMRGKKLILDPWQDLDKQDVMEFQGLQRRKDTFDDYLDYSMNPSDYEKRAADFQDIESGSDSFKRARMGFHGMRGKRNVEEIYGSNSSPTQTTIGYQGVNNRGNNLAVYEIEKRSPFRYLGVRGKKNPRWEFRGKFVGVRGKKASSLQSVY; from the exons ATGATCATCCCTTCGACGTTTTTGTTAATGGTATCCGTCACATTCGCGATCGCCGAAGAGTCCATGTCAGAAAATGTTCTCTCCGACAAACGTGCCGTTATGGGATTTCAAGGAATGCGCGGGAAAAAGAATTTTGACTCTTTGGATTCGGAGGACTTTGGAATTTTGAAACGTGCGATCATGGGCTTCCAG GGAATGCGTGGAAAGAAAAACTCGATAATCGCTGACGTTGAAAATCAACTTTTCCCCGAGGAGACTAATAAGCGTGCGCCGATGGGTTTTCAAGGCATGAGAGGCAAGAAAGCTTCGTTAGATGACGAATACTACAAACGTGCACCGATGGGATTTCAAGGAATGAGAGGCAAGAAATCTCTCGAGGAG ATCttagatgaaattaaaaagactACCACGAGATTCCAAGATCCAAGAAGCAAAGACATGTACGTGATCGATTATCCAGAAGATTATGAAAAGAGAATATTATCGATGGAAGGATATCCAAATATTTTCGATAAGGAAGGCGAATTCTTGTGGGAGAAGAGAGCTCCAATGGGATTCCACGGGATGAGGggcaaaaaattaattcttgATCCGTGGCAAGATCTTGATAAACAAGACGTTATGGAGTTTCAG GGGCTGCAACGTAGGAAGGATACGTTCGATGATTATTTAGATTATTCGATGAATCCGTCAGATTACGAGAAAAGGGCTGCGGATTTTCAAGATATAGAAAGCGGTAGCGATTCGTTTAAAAGAGCTCGCATGGGTTTTCATGGGATGAGAGGTAAAAGAAACGTTGAGGAGATTTACGGATCTAATTCGAGCCCTACGCAAACGACGATCGGTTATCAag GCGTAAACAACCGGGGAAACAATCTCGCTGTGTACGAAATTGAAAAGCGATCACCCTTCAGATATCTTGGAGTCAGAGGAAAGAAGAATCCACGATGGGAATTCCGAGGAAAATTCGTAGGGGTGAGGGGCAAAAAAGCGTCGTCTTTGCAATCTGTCTATTAA